Proteins co-encoded in one Kribbella solani genomic window:
- a CDS encoding DUF11 domain-containing protein: MITGIAGASLAVPVAASADDPPSTTVQVSQTTLSPGETFTVTQTVTNIADFTFEGAKAALYAKDQTLTDWLDLVSCTGANCFVAEGAHFRASFGDVPAGESRTVVWTLRVKDNPKPEPFILRHQFLADNYAFEILSGPTITITPVTPPAADLAVSMTAAVRSTVTARITYTITVQNNGPADATGIRVVGAYPAGLTYAGTTCTRVGTSRSVNCDIASLASGASTTRTITADTGLLTVGALTGTAQRTASSPSDPVATNDKASRTCTALTGLIVRC; encoded by the coding sequence TTGATCACGGGAATCGCCGGCGCGTCGCTGGCCGTACCGGTGGCGGCGTCGGCGGACGATCCGCCGAGTACCACGGTGCAGGTCAGTCAGACGACCTTGAGTCCGGGGGAGACGTTCACGGTCACGCAGACCGTGACGAACATCGCGGATTTCACCTTCGAGGGCGCCAAGGCGGCGCTGTACGCGAAGGATCAGACGCTGACCGACTGGCTGGACCTGGTCAGCTGTACGGGCGCGAACTGTTTTGTTGCCGAGGGAGCGCATTTCCGCGCGTCGTTCGGTGACGTGCCGGCCGGGGAGAGCCGGACGGTGGTGTGGACCCTGCGGGTGAAGGACAACCCGAAGCCGGAGCCGTTCATCCTGCGGCACCAGTTCCTGGCCGACAACTACGCGTTCGAGATCCTCTCCGGGCCGACGATCACGATCACCCCGGTCACGCCGCCCGCGGCCGACCTCGCGGTATCGATGACGGCCGCTGTCCGGAGCACGGTCACGGCGCGGATCACGTACACGATCACCGTACAGAACAACGGCCCGGCCGACGCGACCGGGATCCGGGTGGTCGGCGCGTACCCGGCCGGCCTGACCTACGCGGGCACGACGTGTACCCGGGTGGGGACGTCCAGGTCGGTGAACTGTGACATCGCGTCGCTGGCGAGTGGTGCGAGTACGACCCGGACGATCACTGCCGACACCGGTCTGCTCACGGTGGGTGCGCTGACGGGTACGGCGCAACGGACGGCGAGTTCACCGAGTGACCCGGTGGCAACGAACGACAAGGCGAGCCGGACCTGTACCGCGCTCACCGGGCTGATCGTGCGGTGCTGA
- a CDS encoding glyoxalase: protein MTTLDSVVLEVADKAAAERFLSAALGLAEQVRVRESGAEASGFRGFTLSLTVGQPSTVTSLFESAVGAGATVIKPVTKSFWGYGGTLQAPDGTIWKIATSEKKDTGPATRAIDSVVLLLGCTDVAVSKKFYVEHGLTVAKSFGRKYVEFDSTGPVKLALYGRKALAKDAGVPADGSGSHRIALSADGGNFTDPDGFRWEPVSSSIDGDLASR from the coding sequence ATGACAACTCTTGACAGCGTGGTTCTGGAAGTAGCGGACAAGGCAGCGGCGGAGCGGTTCCTGTCAGCTGCCCTCGGGCTGGCGGAGCAGGTTCGGGTACGGGAGTCCGGCGCGGAGGCGTCCGGTTTCCGGGGATTCACCTTGTCGCTGACGGTGGGTCAGCCGAGTACGGTGACCAGCCTGTTCGAGAGCGCGGTCGGTGCCGGCGCGACCGTGATCAAGCCGGTCACCAAGTCGTTCTGGGGCTACGGCGGCACGCTGCAGGCGCCCGACGGCACGATCTGGAAGATCGCCACCTCGGAGAAGAAGGACACCGGACCGGCGACGCGGGCGATCGACTCGGTCGTGCTGCTGCTCGGCTGCACGGATGTTGCCGTGAGCAAGAAGTTTTACGTCGAGCACGGGCTGACGGTAGCGAAGAGCTTCGGGCGCAAGTACGTCGAGTTCGACAGCACCGGTCCGGTGAAGCTGGCGCTGTACGGGCGGAAGGCGCTGGCCAAGGACGCCGGCGTACCGGCCGACGGGAGCGGTTCGCACCGGATCGCGCTCAGCGCGGACGGCGGAAACTTCACCGACCCGGACGGTTTCCGCTGGGAGCCCGTGTCATCATCGATTGATGGAGATCTTGCGAGTCGATGA
- a CDS encoding arylsulfatase, giving the protein MTRPNVVLICVDEWRGDAMSCAGHPYVETPHLDELARNGVRFSRGYSATPTCVPARVALFTGQSQERHGRVGYTDGVPFDDAHPVTVQGEFRRAGYHTQAIGKMHVWPERARLGFDDVVLHDGFLHHARRSHRQQFGFFDDYVPWLRRQPGVSPDAEYFDHGVNCNSVVARPWDKAEELHPTSWIGTQTIEWLYRRDPSRPFFLFLSFHRPHPPYDPPAWAYDQYNALPAYERELGDWEGDWDEFRHDGDYQASIGDLPNRVVHRARAGYYGLMAQIDLQINRIREALVDFGVYDDTIIAFTSDHGEMMGDHRMFRKSVPYEGSARVPFIVADRPAAGGASRGEVVDHVVELRDLMPTLLDLAGVPVPSSVDGQSLAPYLRGSADGPVREWLHGEHLHFEQSLQWVTDGKIKYVWGSARGVEQLFDLDADPGELHNLVSARPDLRELWRSRLIQDLTGREEGFVADGDLVTGRPVTAILEHTRRRIADATR; this is encoded by the coding sequence ATGACCAGGCCGAATGTCGTACTCATCTGTGTCGACGAGTGGCGCGGTGATGCGATGTCGTGCGCCGGGCACCCGTACGTCGAGACGCCGCATCTCGACGAGCTGGCGCGGAACGGCGTGCGGTTCAGCCGCGGGTACTCGGCGACGCCTACCTGCGTACCGGCGCGGGTTGCCTTGTTCACCGGGCAGTCGCAGGAACGGCACGGGCGGGTCGGGTACACCGACGGAGTGCCGTTCGACGACGCGCATCCGGTGACCGTGCAGGGTGAGTTCCGGCGGGCCGGGTACCACACGCAGGCGATCGGGAAGATGCATGTCTGGCCGGAGCGGGCGCGGCTCGGGTTCGACGACGTCGTTCTGCACGACGGGTTTCTGCATCACGCCCGGCGGTCGCATCGGCAGCAGTTCGGGTTCTTCGACGACTATGTGCCGTGGTTGCGGCGGCAGCCTGGGGTTTCGCCGGATGCGGAGTATTTCGATCACGGGGTGAACTGCAATTCCGTGGTCGCGCGACCGTGGGACAAGGCCGAGGAACTGCATCCGACGTCCTGGATCGGGACCCAGACGATCGAATGGTTGTACCGGCGGGATCCGTCCCGGCCGTTCTTCTTGTTCCTGTCGTTCCATCGGCCGCACCCGCCGTACGATCCGCCGGCCTGGGCGTACGACCAGTACAACGCGCTGCCGGCGTACGAACGGGAGCTCGGGGACTGGGAAGGTGATTGGGACGAGTTCCGGCACGACGGGGACTATCAGGCGTCGATCGGCGATCTGCCGAACCGGGTCGTGCATCGGGCCCGGGCCGGGTACTACGGGCTGATGGCGCAGATCGACCTGCAGATCAACCGGATTCGCGAGGCGCTGGTCGACTTCGGGGTGTACGACGACACGATCATCGCGTTCACGTCCGATCATGGCGAGATGATGGGCGACCACCGGATGTTCCGGAAGTCGGTGCCGTACGAAGGGTCGGCGCGGGTGCCGTTCATCGTCGCGGATCGTCCTGCTGCCGGAGGTGCTTCGCGAGGCGAGGTGGTCGATCATGTCGTCGAACTGCGGGACCTGATGCCCACGTTGCTGGACCTGGCCGGGGTGCCGGTGCCTTCGTCGGTGGACGGGCAGTCGCTGGCGCCGTACCTGCGCGGCTCGGCCGATGGGCCGGTGCGGGAGTGGTTGCACGGCGAGCATCTGCATTTTGAGCAGTCTCTACAGTGGGTGACTGACGGGAAGATCAAGTACGTGTGGGGGTCGGCGCGTGGGGTTGAGCAACTGTTCGACCTCGACGCGGATCCGGGCGAGCTGCACAACCTGGTCTCCGCCCGGCCGGACCTCCGCGAGCTGTGGCGGTCGCGGTTGATCCAGGACCTGACCGGGCGCGAGGAAGGTTTCGTCGCGGACGGAGACTTGGTCACCGGGCGGCCGGTCACCGCGATCCTCGAACACACCAGGAGACGAATTGCAGACGCCACCAGGTGA
- a CDS encoding aminoglycoside 3'-phosphotransferase, with product MQTPPGDDWTLVEVGESATKVYRRGNLFAKCCDPSGVADLVAERDRTSWLSGTGLPGATVVDWLESAPPAPAPALGEPATSSSRGALATTGGACLVTSAVPGVPGDALPPASYERAMVSLGRVFRDLHALTGCPFERPLDSIVATATDVVRRGAVNPDFLTDEWRLLEPSELLAQVVAERPYIESRSEPVVCHGDACLPNIFFDPDTLEVTGLIDLGRLGVADRYVDLALTTIQLQDEWSIDPAPFLEAYGLPSPDDRRLHFHRLLDPLTWG from the coding sequence TTGCAGACGCCACCAGGTGACGACTGGACCCTCGTCGAAGTCGGCGAGTCCGCCACGAAGGTCTACCGTCGCGGCAACCTGTTCGCCAAGTGCTGCGACCCGTCCGGAGTAGCCGACCTGGTCGCCGAACGAGACCGAACCAGCTGGCTGTCCGGCACCGGGTTGCCAGGAGCAACAGTCGTCGACTGGCTGGAATCCGCACCACCCGCGCCCGCGCCCGCGCTCGGGGAACCTGCGACGTCATCCTCGCGCGGAGCCCTCGCTACCACCGGTGGAGCGTGTTTGGTCACCTCGGCCGTGCCAGGTGTGCCGGGTGATGCCCTTCCACCGGCCTCTTACGAGCGTGCGATGGTGAGTCTTGGGCGGGTGTTTCGGGATCTGCACGCGTTGACCGGCTGCCCGTTCGAGCGGCCTCTGGATTCGATCGTCGCGACAGCGACCGACGTGGTCCGCCGGGGCGCGGTGAACCCGGACTTTCTGACCGACGAATGGCGCCTGCTCGAACCCAGCGAGCTGCTCGCCCAAGTAGTTGCTGAGCGCCCCTATATCGAGAGTCGTTCGGAACCGGTTGTCTGCCATGGCGACGCCTGTCTCCCGAACATCTTCTTCGACCCCGACACGCTCGAAGTCACGGGCTTGATCGACCTCGGCCGACTCGGCGTCGCCGACCGCTACGTCGACCTCGCCCTCACCACCATCCAGCTCCAGGACGAATGGTCAATCGACCCAGCGCCGTTCCTCGAGGCGTACGGCCTCCCCAGCCCCGACGACCGCCGCCTCCACTTCCACCGCCTCCTCGACCCCTTGACCTGGGGTTAA
- a CDS encoding TetR/AcrR family transcriptional regulator — MAPTAQHGQEVRQRLLAAAAELIPERGWTAVSTRVLADRAGVTPSVVHYHFSSIQDVLTEAAVGAMHQVLAATDELFTAAITPAAGVDAMLASVEQYDGSDPMSLLFTETYLAATRDEQLREGIATLVTDFRARVSDWLTIHQVAEPAATAAVLAATIDGLLLHRSLVPESPALTTVLRRLVR; from the coding sequence ATGGCTCCGACCGCACAACATGGTCAGGAAGTACGGCAACGGTTGCTGGCCGCCGCGGCGGAGCTGATCCCGGAGCGCGGCTGGACAGCCGTCAGCACGCGCGTCCTGGCCGATCGCGCCGGCGTGACCCCGAGCGTGGTGCACTACCACTTCAGCTCGATCCAGGACGTACTGACCGAGGCCGCCGTCGGCGCGATGCATCAGGTGCTCGCGGCGACCGATGAGCTGTTCACCGCCGCGATCACCCCGGCGGCCGGTGTCGACGCGATGCTGGCGTCGGTCGAGCAGTACGACGGCAGCGATCCGATGTCGCTGCTGTTCACCGAGACGTACTTGGCCGCGACCCGCGACGAACAGCTCCGGGAGGGGATCGCCACCCTGGTCACGGACTTCCGTGCCCGGGTCAGCGACTGGCTGACGATCCATCAGGTCGCCGAGCCGGCCGCGACCGCCGCGGTCCTCGCGGCGACCATCGACGGGCTGCTCCTGCACCGAAGTCTGGTGCCGGAGTCGCCTGCCCTGACCACCGTTCTCCGAAGGTTGGTGAGGTGA
- a CDS encoding LacI family DNA-binding transcriptional regulator, producing the protein MSSPLAERPTLRMVAKEAGVSVATVSYVLSGRHRSHTIKDSTADRVREAASRLGYRRNDAARAIRTGKSDLVLLSLSYLADPWSQAVAATVSTAVSPLGKTALIVADGDWRTVLANRTPDVIFIDSVKPEPEQVAELEAFAAQGVQIVAFSETLEPQGFDVIRSGAEPRCHLAVQHLLERHERVGALTSRTNGFARFDAYVNTLRAAGRPVRAEDIEIFEQHPEGAYRAAMALLTRPDRPTAIYCTTDFAAIAAVRAAHRLRIDVPRELAVIGVGNTPEGERLDPSLSTVGPVDFNDALAGIIVGRLTDREGAPGEVFDFPWQLLVRESS; encoded by the coding sequence ATGTCCTCACCTTTGGCTGAGCGGCCGACGCTGCGGATGGTGGCGAAGGAAGCCGGGGTCTCGGTCGCGACCGTGTCGTACGTGCTGTCCGGACGGCATCGCAGTCACACCATCAAGGACTCCACCGCGGACCGGGTCCGGGAGGCTGCCTCCCGGCTCGGTTACCGGCGGAACGACGCGGCGCGCGCGATCCGTACCGGCAAGTCGGACCTGGTGCTGCTGTCGCTCAGCTATCTCGCCGACCCGTGGTCGCAGGCGGTCGCGGCCACGGTCAGTACGGCCGTGTCGCCGCTCGGCAAGACCGCGCTGATCGTCGCGGACGGCGACTGGCGTACGGTGCTGGCGAACCGGACGCCGGACGTGATCTTCATCGACAGCGTCAAGCCGGAGCCGGAACAGGTCGCCGAGCTGGAAGCGTTCGCGGCGCAGGGCGTGCAGATCGTGGCGTTCAGCGAAACCCTTGAACCGCAGGGTTTCGACGTGATCCGGTCCGGCGCCGAGCCGCGCTGCCATCTCGCCGTACAGCACCTGCTCGAACGGCACGAGCGGGTCGGCGCGCTGACCTCCCGCACCAACGGGTTCGCCCGCTTCGACGCGTACGTGAACACGCTCCGCGCCGCCGGCCGGCCGGTCCGGGCCGAGGACATCGAGATCTTCGAGCAGCATCCGGAGGGCGCGTACCGGGCGGCGATGGCGCTGCTGACCCGGCCGGATCGGCCGACCGCGATCTACTGCACGACGGACTTCGCCGCGATCGCCGCGGTCCGGGCGGCGCACCGGCTGCGGATCGACGTACCGCGGGAGCTGGCCGTCATCGGCGTCGGCAACACGCCGGAGGGGGAGCGGCTCGACCCGTCGTTGTCTACGGTCGGGCCGGTGGACTTCAACGACGCGCTGGCCGGCATCATCGTCGGCCGACTGACCGACCGTGAGGGCGCGCCGGGCGAAGTCTTCGATTTCCCATGGCAACTACTCGTCCGGGAGTCCTCTTGA
- a CDS encoding FAD-dependent monooxygenase, producing the protein MHAIICGAGITGLALANRLSTLGHDVTVLERSPAPRAQGYMIDFFGPGYDAIRAMGLLPALEEVAYHVDEAVFVDEQGRRRGAIGISEFASGDLASVMRPDLEQLLREHLPAGVDLRYGATLTTVTPRRKGTRVTPVDDVRGGPVDGVRVGLADGSALEADLLIGADGIHSAVRRLVFGPEDSYLRFLGFHTAAYSFDAPGIHDAVGGRFCMTDTIGSQFGFYALRDGRVASFAVHRTPDPTMPTDLQAAIKSAYAGLGWVVPEALAHCPGDENIYYDQVAQIVMPRWSSGRVVLTGDACGAVSLLAGQGASLGIAGAYVLADKLTNAPTIEDALREYEQVWRPVVEEKQKTGRSAARWFLPGSRTELVARRLLLRVLRTPGLRSLLPAAIGGKPTTLIHDLEPAR; encoded by the coding sequence ATGCACGCGATCATCTGCGGTGCCGGGATCACCGGGCTGGCGCTGGCGAACCGGTTGTCCACGCTCGGCCACGACGTGACCGTTCTCGAACGCAGCCCCGCGCCGCGCGCGCAGGGGTACATGATCGATTTCTTCGGTCCCGGGTACGACGCGATCCGCGCGATGGGCCTGCTGCCCGCGCTCGAGGAGGTCGCGTACCACGTCGACGAGGCCGTCTTTGTCGATGAACAAGGCCGGCGCCGTGGGGCGATCGGCATCAGCGAGTTCGCGTCGGGCGATCTGGCCAGCGTGATGCGCCCGGACCTCGAACAGCTCCTGCGCGAGCATCTCCCCGCCGGTGTCGACCTCCGGTACGGCGCGACGCTCACCACAGTCACGCCCCGCAGGAAGGGGACGAGGGTCACGCCGGTCGACGACGTGCGGGGCGGACCGGTGGACGGGGTGCGGGTTGGACTGGCGGACGGCTCTGCCTTGGAGGCGGATCTGTTGATCGGTGCCGACGGCATCCATTCCGCTGTTCGCCGGCTGGTGTTCGGGCCCGAGGACTCGTACCTGCGGTTCCTCGGTTTCCACACCGCCGCGTACAGCTTCGACGCGCCCGGCATTCATGACGCGGTCGGCGGCCGGTTCTGCATGACCGACACGATCGGCAGCCAGTTCGGCTTCTATGCGTTGCGCGACGGCCGGGTGGCGTCGTTCGCCGTGCACCGGACACCCGACCCGACCATGCCTACCGATCTGCAAGCGGCGATCAAGTCGGCGTACGCGGGCCTCGGCTGGGTCGTACCCGAAGCGCTCGCACACTGCCCCGGCGACGAGAACATCTACTACGACCAGGTCGCGCAGATCGTGATGCCGCGGTGGAGCTCCGGCCGGGTCGTACTGACGGGGGATGCGTGCGGCGCGGTGTCACTTCTTGCCGGGCAAGGCGCCTCGCTCGGCATCGCCGGGGCGTACGTGCTTGCCGACAAACTCACCAATGCACCGACAATCGAGGACGCTCTCCGCGAGTACGAGCAGGTGTGGCGTCCGGTCGTCGAAGAGAAACAGAAGACCGGACGGTCGGCGGCGCGCTGGTTCCTCCCCGGCTCGCGCACCGAACTCGTGGCCCGGCGGTTGTTACTCCGGGTCCTCCGAACACCAGGCCTACGCAGCCTGCTCCCAGCCGCAATAGGCGGCAAGCCCACCACCCTGATCCACGACCTCGAACCGGCGCGTTAA
- a CDS encoding carbohydrate ABC transporter permease, whose translation MRPVWKENPSPGYQAIKAVILGGFALVIVVPILVVISTSLASDKDIIDAGGYVLWPSHPTLKAYQTLFSGGLMGRAIMVSVFVTLVGTAIALAVTIALAYATSRPVLFGRPVLLMVLFTLLFAPGIIPMFLVVKQLGLLDSLWSLILPGALGAFNFVVLRTFFMNVPGELLESARIDGASDFTILRQIIMPLSKAVIAVVGLFYAVGFWNAFFNALLYLNDTSKWPVQVILRTYVLQGKSLSADQLGVEPLPQPQSLQMAVVVVALVPIAMVYPFLQRHFTKGVITGAVKG comes from the coding sequence ATGAGACCCGTATGGAAAGAGAATCCGTCGCCGGGGTACCAGGCGATCAAGGCGGTGATCCTTGGTGGGTTCGCGCTGGTGATCGTGGTACCGATCCTGGTCGTGATCTCCACGTCGCTGGCCAGCGACAAGGACATCATCGACGCCGGTGGGTACGTACTGTGGCCGTCGCATCCGACCTTGAAGGCGTACCAGACGCTCTTCAGTGGTGGCCTGATGGGACGGGCGATCATGGTCAGCGTGTTCGTCACGCTGGTCGGTACGGCGATCGCGCTCGCGGTGACGATCGCCCTGGCGTACGCGACCTCGCGGCCCGTTCTGTTCGGGCGGCCGGTGTTGCTGATGGTGCTGTTCACGCTGTTGTTCGCGCCGGGCATCATCCCGATGTTCCTGGTGGTGAAGCAGCTCGGACTGCTGGACAGCCTGTGGTCGCTGATCCTGCCCGGGGCGCTGGGCGCGTTCAACTTCGTCGTGCTGCGGACGTTCTTCATGAACGTGCCGGGTGAGTTGCTGGAGAGCGCTCGGATCGACGGCGCGAGCGACTTCACCATCCTCCGGCAGATCATCATGCCGCTGTCGAAGGCGGTGATCGCGGTGGTCGGGCTGTTCTACGCGGTCGGGTTCTGGAACGCGTTCTTCAACGCGCTGCTGTACCTGAACGACACGTCCAAGTGGCCGGTCCAGGTGATCCTGCGGACGTACGTACTGCAGGGCAAGTCGCTGTCGGCGGACCAGCTCGGGGTGGAACCGCTGCCGCAACCGCAGTCCCTGCAGATGGCCGTCGTGGTCGTCGCGCTGGTGCCGATCGCGATGGTGTACCCGTTCCTGCAACGGCACTTCACCAAGGGCGTCATCACCGGCGCCGTCAAGGGCTAA
- a CDS encoding substrate-binding domain-containing protein, which produces MISRRRFLQVTGAAVAGSTLAACGDGGASSGGAKASSELKLPTYKAFEGLRPDLPGAESGLEPGFLKFPADAVASVKAPPLKNAVTALTETFATPPPPMGSNPMWQSLNQALGAELRLTIGTDPGYPEKFATLLASDSLPDLMWLPPNQGIPNIGPMLEAKFQDLTTYLSGDAVLEYPNLAALKPASWRTAVVNGKIWGAPIPSTPFGQVMMGNPKTWAKVGGLQCRTADEFFAKCKELSNGTNYALEPAIINMLHMFGEWFGAPNTWRVNQDRSLTHLYETDNYKAAVEYAAKLWAAKVFYPDLNLADATPKTVNGQIAAQVVVGPRGTADFRNLDPTLFVDTMIPFGHDGKAKPVYDMGYGTVGFTPFKKADEGRIRELLALMDYLSAPFGTKEYLVKNFGVQGQQYQLDANKNPVLTKAGTQQAPGLVSALQIMNAPESVIFNPAFPDDTKKIYATEQELLKYAMRNPTAGTYSDTSSKLGPKITAAFRDTIIDIVTGRQKLDAYDAALKRWKSGGGDKMRDEFAAVLPSSVPVTGS; this is translated from the coding sequence ATGATCAGTCGGCGGCGGTTTCTGCAGGTAACCGGTGCGGCGGTAGCGGGTTCGACCCTCGCGGCCTGTGGTGACGGCGGTGCGTCGAGCGGAGGCGCGAAGGCATCCAGCGAACTCAAGCTGCCGACGTACAAGGCGTTCGAGGGCTTGCGCCCGGATCTGCCCGGGGCCGAGTCCGGTCTGGAGCCCGGCTTCCTGAAGTTCCCGGCGGACGCGGTCGCCAGCGTCAAGGCGCCCCCGCTGAAGAACGCGGTCACCGCGCTGACGGAGACGTTCGCGACGCCGCCGCCACCGATGGGCAGCAACCCGATGTGGCAGTCACTGAACCAGGCGCTCGGCGCCGAGCTGCGGCTGACCATCGGCACCGACCCGGGCTACCCGGAGAAGTTCGCCACGCTGCTCGCCAGCGACTCGCTGCCGGACCTGATGTGGCTGCCGCCGAACCAGGGCATCCCGAACATCGGGCCGATGCTGGAGGCGAAGTTCCAGGACCTGACCACGTACCTGTCCGGTGACGCGGTGCTGGAGTACCCGAACCTGGCCGCGCTGAAGCCGGCCTCGTGGCGGACCGCGGTGGTGAACGGGAAGATCTGGGGCGCGCCGATCCCGTCCACGCCGTTCGGCCAGGTGATGATGGGCAACCCGAAGACCTGGGCGAAGGTCGGCGGCCTGCAGTGCAGGACCGCCGACGAGTTCTTTGCCAAGTGCAAGGAGCTCAGCAACGGTACGAACTACGCGCTCGAGCCGGCCATCATCAACATGCTGCACATGTTCGGCGAATGGTTCGGCGCGCCGAACACCTGGCGGGTCAACCAGGACCGGTCGCTCACCCACCTGTACGAGACCGACAACTACAAGGCCGCGGTCGAGTACGCCGCGAAGCTCTGGGCCGCGAAGGTCTTCTACCCGGACCTGAACCTGGCCGACGCCACCCCGAAGACCGTCAACGGCCAGATCGCCGCGCAGGTGGTGGTCGGTCCGCGTGGGACCGCCGACTTCCGCAACCTGGACCCGACGCTGTTCGTGGACACGATGATCCCGTTCGGTCACGACGGCAAGGCCAAGCCGGTGTACGACATGGGCTACGGCACCGTCGGGTTCACCCCGTTCAAGAAGGCGGACGAGGGCCGGATCCGCGAGCTGCTCGCGCTGATGGACTACCTGTCCGCGCCGTTCGGGACCAAGGAGTACCTGGTCAAGAACTTCGGCGTGCAGGGGCAGCAGTACCAGCTGGACGCGAACAAGAACCCGGTGCTGACCAAGGCGGGTACGCAGCAGGCGCCGGGTCTGGTCAGCGCGCTGCAGATCATGAACGCGCCGGAGAGCGTGATCTTCAACCCGGCCTTCCCGGACGACACGAAGAAGATCTACGCGACCGAGCAGGAGCTGCTGAAGTACGCGATGCGGAATCCGACCGCGGGCACGTACTCCGACACCAGCAGCAAGCTCGGCCCGAAGATCACCGCCGCGTTCCGGGACACCATCATCGACATCGTCACCGGCCGGCAGAAGCTGGACGCGTACGACGCCGCGCTGAAGCGGTGGAAGTCCGGTGGCGGTGACAAGATGCGCGACGAGTTCGCCGCCGTGCTGCCGTCGAGCGTTCCGGTCACCGGGTCCTGA
- a CDS encoding cupin domain-containing protein — translation MEILRVDELAASHLESAAASESGRSATTVYGRSGARLRQTLIALDAGRTLGEHQSPGDASLLCLRGEVVLRTADAEAELHAGDLVAVPPQRHDVHARTAAVILLSVALH, via the coding sequence ATGGAGATCTTGCGAGTCGATGAGCTGGCGGCGAGTCACCTGGAGTCGGCGGCGGCCAGCGAGAGCGGCCGCAGCGCGACGACCGTGTACGGCAGATCCGGCGCGCGACTGCGGCAGACGCTGATCGCCCTGGACGCCGGCCGCACGCTGGGCGAGCACCAGAGTCCGGGCGACGCGTCGCTGTTGTGCCTCCGCGGCGAGGTGGTGCTCCGAACCGCCGACGCGGAGGCCGAGCTGCACGCCGGCGACCTGGTCGCGGTCCCACCTCAACGCCACGACGTCCACGCCCGCACCGCGGCCGTCATCCTGCTCTCGGTTGCGCTGCACTAG
- a CDS encoding ABC transporter permease, protein MLKRTASKKQVSSGLPLAAKWRRDWQMVLLMIPGVLFLLAFFYLPVLGNVVAFQDFQPYLGIMHSEWNGFTNFISLYDNPDFWDALRNTLLLAGVQLLLFFPVPIGLALIVDSLVSNRLRRWFQTIAYLPHFLSWVLVVTLFQQSLGGAGFINNLLRQAGLDPIPFMTNPDTFPLLVVAQLIWKDAGWAMIIFLAALTTVDVSLYEAAAADGAGRWRRMWHITLPSLRTVIVLLLILRIGDILSVGFEQFILQRDSVGPGAAEVLDTFTYYAGVVGGDWSSGAAAGLAKGVVGALLLWGANSLAHRLGEPGIFQRRS, encoded by the coding sequence ATGCTGAAACGAACCGCTTCGAAGAAGCAGGTGAGCAGCGGTCTGCCCCTCGCCGCCAAATGGCGGCGGGACTGGCAGATGGTGCTGCTGATGATCCCGGGCGTGCTGTTCCTGCTGGCGTTCTTCTACCTGCCGGTGCTCGGCAACGTGGTCGCGTTCCAGGACTTCCAGCCGTACCTCGGCATCATGCACAGCGAGTGGAACGGCTTCACGAACTTCATCAGCCTGTACGACAACCCGGACTTCTGGGATGCGCTACGGAACACGTTGCTGCTCGCCGGAGTTCAGCTGCTGCTGTTCTTCCCGGTACCGATCGGGCTGGCGCTGATCGTCGACTCGCTGGTCAGCAACCGGCTGCGCAGGTGGTTCCAGACGATCGCGTACCTGCCGCACTTCCTGTCCTGGGTGCTGGTGGTGACGCTGTTCCAGCAGTCCCTGGGCGGGGCAGGGTTCATCAACAACCTGCTCCGGCAGGCCGGGCTGGACCCGATCCCGTTCATGACCAACCCGGACACCTTCCCGCTGCTCGTGGTCGCGCAGCTGATCTGGAAGGACGCGGGCTGGGCGATGATCATCTTCCTGGCCGCGCTGACCACCGTGGACGTCTCGCTGTACGAGGCGGCCGCGGCGGACGGCGCCGGGCGCTGGCGGCGGATGTGGCACATCACCCTGCCGTCGCTGCGTACCGTCATCGTGCTGCTGCTGATCCTGCGGATCGGTGACATCCTCAGCGTCGGCTTCGAGCAGTTCATCCTGCAACGCGACTCGGTCGGACCGGGCGCGGCCGAAGTGCTCGACACGTTCACGTACTACGCCGGCGTGGTCGGCGGCGATTGGAGCAGTGGCGCCGCGGCCGGACTGGCCAAGGGTGTGGTCGGCGCGCTGTTGCTGTGGGGCGCGAACTCGCTCGCTCATCGGCTCGGTGAGCCGGGAATCTTCCAGAGGCGCTCATGA